From the genome of Acidobacteriota bacterium, one region includes:
- a CDS encoding 30S ribosomal protein S7, translating into MPRKGHIARRVINPDGVYKSDLVVKFINSLMYGGEKSAAENIFYTAMKQVEVKAQTDALTVFKKALENIKPVMEVKTRRVGGANYQIPVEVGPDRRVSLGIRWLISFARARSEKGMIDKLAGELLDAFNNKGSAVKKKEDTHRMADANRAFAHYRW; encoded by the coding sequence AGACGGCGTATACAAATCGGATCTGGTTGTGAAGTTTATCAATTCGCTGATGTACGGCGGCGAAAAATCCGCCGCGGAAAACATTTTCTATACGGCGATGAAGCAGGTTGAGGTGAAGGCGCAGACCGATGCGCTCACCGTATTCAAGAAGGCGCTTGAGAACATCAAGCCGGTGATGGAAGTTAAAACCCGCCGCGTCGGCGGTGCCAACTACCAGATTCCGGTGGAGGTCGGGCCGGACCGCCGCGTCAGCCTGGGCATTCGTTGGCTGATCAGCTTTGCCCGCGCGCGCAGCGAAAAAGGCATGATCGATAAGCTCGCTGGAGAGTTGCTCGATGCCTTCAATAACAAGGGTTCTGCCGTAAAGAAGAAGGAAGATACCCACCGCATGGCCGACGCGAACCGCGCGTTTGCGCATTATCGCTGGTAA